The sequence below is a genomic window from Thermoflavifilum sp..
AAATCCTTATCCAATCCTGCAAATAACGCTGGCTGATATAGCCTCCTATGATTGCTCCTATAGCATCGGCTACCATATCGCCAATTTCAAAATCACGATGAATGAAAGGAATATCCTTTTGTAGAAATTCAATGGTTATGCCCAGTATAATACCCGCAATGATAAAATACACCACGCGCTGATGATACATCTGACCGCGATGCAGATAAAGGGCAGCACTCCACAAAATCACAAACAACAGGAAAAAGAAAGCATGTACCAGTTTATCGAACTGAGGAATATGGTTCAACACAATATTCTCCGGCAATACTTTTGCCGGCATAAGCGTGAGTACCAGAATGATACAGGTCCATATCCAGGCTGGCAGATAATATTTCCAGTTTTTTCGCAAAGCAATTTCCATCAAAATCTTGCTGTAAGAAATTTAATTTCCTACCAGTTGTTGATATTGTTCTGCTCCCAGTAATTCGTTGAGTTGTGAAGGCTCACTCAACTTAATTTTAATCATCCATCCTTCCCCGTAAGGATCCTGATTAACCAGTTCTGGCGCTTCATTCAGGCGTGGGTTTATTTCAATAATGGTGCCCTTTACAGGCATGTATAATTCGGATACCGTTTTTACGGCTTCAACCGTACCGAATGGCGTATGTGCATCCAGTTCTTTTCCCGCAGATGGGATATCCACATAAACAATATCACCTAATTCGCGTTGTGCAAAATCTGTTATACCCACCGTGGCGGTATCACCCTGCACGGCTATCCATTCGTGTTCTGGTGTATATTTCAGGTGTTCAGGAAATTTCATGGCCAAAATTTGTTGTGTAAAAATACAGGTTTGTGCTTAACTGCAAAAATGCAGGATTCAGGATTGCTGTTCCAGCAGTGGTTGAAAATAACGCAATATCAACTTTTTTAACCAGATTTCCTGTTGTTCGGCATCCATATCGGGTAGGGGTTTTAGTTGTTGGAACTGCGGCCATCCATCCTTATCTTTTTTTATAAAGCGGTAATATCCTTCCTGTGCCAGTATAGTGCAGGTGCCTACATGTATCAGATCCTGTTTTTCTTCTTTGCTGAACTGGGTTCTGGAGGAGCTGATTTCCTGTATGCCGATGAGCATCAGCACACCTTCTATACCGGGTTTGCGTCCCAGTCGGTTTACCAGCATATGTTCAAGCGTCTTCCAGTTTTCGTTTACATCATCCATGATTCCGTGTAGTTTTAACTTTTTCTGATAGGCACTTGCCTGTAGCTTTGCTTTGAACGATATGAAATGGAAATAGGGATATGTTTTAACACGGGTTTAACAGCACATCCGTAACCTTCAAATCATATTGCAAACTTATTATTATTTTAGCAACCACTCAATCTGATATCATGGAACAAGCTACAGCAGATGTTCGTGCGTTACACGATCAAATACATCAGGCCAGTGCGTTTGTAGATTTATTGCATATGGAGATGGGGAAAGTGATTGTGGGACAGAAATATATGGTTGATCGTTTGATGGTGGCTCTTCTGGCACAGGGACATGTGTTGCTGGAGGGCGTGCCTGGTCTGGCCAAAACGCTTGCCATCAAATCGCTTGCGGCCTGTATTCGTGCGCATTTCAGTCGGATTCAGTTTACCCCTGATTTATTACCTGCCGATGTGATTGGCACCATGATTTATAATCAACAGCAGAATAATTTTGTAGTACGTAAAGGCCCCATCTTCGCGAATTTTGTACTGGCCGATGAAATTAATCGTGCACCGGCTAAAGTACAGAGTGCCTTGCTGGAAGCCATGCAGGAAAAACAGGTTACCATTGGTGATCAAACCTTTCCCCTGGAAGAACCTTTTCTGGTGCTGGCGACACAGAATCCCATTGAACAGGAAGGCACCTATCCGCTTCCTGAGGCTCAGGTCGATCGTTTCATGTTGAAAGTAGTGGTAGGTTATCCCACGAAAGAAGAAGAAGTAAAAATCATCAGACAGAATATTCAACCCGATGGATTACCCAAAGTAAATCCGGTGGTGCATCCGCAGGATATTCTTGCAGCAAGGCAACTGGTGCGTAGCGTGTATATGGATGAAAAAATTGAAAAATATATCATTGATATTGTATTTGCTACGCGTCAGCCCGCTGAATACAAATTATCCAGATTAGCTCCGCTTATTGCCTATGCGGCATCTCCCCGTGCCAGTATCAATCTGGCGCTTGCTGCTAAGGCTTATGC
It includes:
- a CDS encoding AAA family ATPase, translated to MEQATADVRALHDQIHQASAFVDLLHMEMGKVIVGQKYMVDRLMVALLAQGHVLLEGVPGLAKTLAIKSLAACIRAHFSRIQFTPDLLPADVIGTMIYNQQQNNFVVRKGPIFANFVLADEINRAPAKVQSALLEAMQEKQVTIGDQTFPLEEPFLVLATQNPIEQEGTYPLPEAQVDRFMLKVVVGYPTKEEEVKIIRQNIQPDGLPKVNPVVHPQDILAARQLVRSVYMDEKIEKYIIDIVFATRQPAEYKLSRLAPLIAYAASPRASINLALAAKAYAFIKRRGYVIPEDVRSVCYDVMRHRIGLTYEAEAENVTTENIISEILNVVEVP
- the gcvH gene encoding glycine cleavage system protein GcvH, whose protein sequence is MKFPEHLKYTPEHEWIAVQGDTATVGITDFAQRELGDIVYVDIPSAGKELDAHTPFGTVEAVKTVSELYMPVKGTIIEINPRLNEAPELVNQDPYGEGWMIKIKLSEPSQLNELLGAEQYQQLVGN
- a CDS encoding VanZ family protein gives rise to the protein MEIALRKNWKYYLPAWIWTCIILVLTLMPAKVLPENIVLNHIPQFDKLVHAFFFLLFVILWSAALYLHRGQMYHQRVVYFIIAGIILGITIEFLQKDIPFIHRDFEIGDMVADAIGAIIGGYISQRYLQDWIRILLH